From a single Xiphophorus maculatus strain JP 163 A chromosome 5, X_maculatus-5.0-male, whole genome shotgun sequence genomic region:
- the aspscr1 gene encoding tether containing UBX domain for GLUT4: MAASGSAVTVLTPNGRRQTIKVAPNTPLLQVLEDVCKKHGFDPNDHGLKFQRTVLDLTLPWRFANLPNNAKLEMVTSTRKQSGADSQVRIALQMEDGSRLQGSFSSGQSLWEVIAHFPQIRVSELTESGATPACVYMRDEVSGEEALKKTTLKSLGLTGGSAIVRFLHKKNQAAGEEDEPFAKPSTPVAMEATPSESPQPDPAPSIPEASAEVVPTSKPNPHEPLETPAVPAPSSITEDVPKPQDVVRPKVQRAVEDGEEAGPSGLNSPPTSSAPAAPFIPFSGGGQRLGGLAGEIGHSLSSSSSLSALTTTVQSPKAKKAKSNHSTKCKATVKSADRDLDNTEEFLEPVDRELLIYHMDSASRRTEDHADLPDEFFEVTMDDVRKRFAQLKSERKLLEEAPLLTKALREAQMKEKMERYPKVVLRIQFPDRHVLQGFFRPLETVGAVRHFLRSHLEDPEISFYLFITPPKTILKDPSATLVEADLFPGALVYFGSDVKAEFYIKRDLLKTSVSALQADESIASCLLRSPETTSGSEPVEELPPPTEAMDTDPKSAQEEPEASTQPHGAKPARADPGKVPKWFKLPGKK; the protein is encoded by the exons ATGGCAGCCAGCGGTTCAGCTGTAACGGTCCTGACTCCAAACGGGAGAAGGCAAACAATTAAAGTGGCTCCAAACACACCTTTGTTACAG GTATTGGAAGATGTTTGCAAAAAACATGGATTTGACCCCAATGATCACGGCTTAAA GTTTCAGAGGACCGTTCTTGACCTGACGCTGCCTTGGAGATTTGCCAACCTTCCCAACAATGCCAAACTGGAAATGGTGACAAGTACAAGGAAACAAAGTGGAGCTGACAGCCAG GTGCGGATCGCGCTCCAGATGGAGGACGGCTCTCGGCTCCAGGGCTCCTTCTCCTCCGGACAGAGCCTGTGGGAAGTGATCGCGCATTTTCCTCAGATCAG AGTGTCGGAGCTGACCGAGTCTGGAGCCACTCCTGCATGTGTTTACATGAGAGATGAG GTGAGTGGGGAGGAAGCGTTAAAGAAAACCACTCTAAAGTCTCTGGGTCTTACAGGTGGAAGCGCCATTGTCAG gtttcTACACAAAAAGAATCAAGCAGCAGGAGAGGAAGATGAACCTTTTGCAAAGCCAAGCACACCCGTTGCAATGGAAGCCACTCCCAGCGAATCGCCTCAGCCCGACCCTGCTCCGTCGATTCCAGAGGCGTCAGCTGAAGTTGTGCCAACCAGTAAACCAAATCCACACGAGCCACTGGAAACCCCAGCTGTGCCAGCTCCAAGCTCCATTACTGAAGACGTTCCTAAACCCCAGGATGTGGTTCGACCCAAAGTCCAGAGAGCAGTCGAGGATGGAGAAGAAGCCGGACCGTCAGGATTGAACTCTCCCCCAACCTCCTCTGCTCCAGCAGCTCCTTTCATTCCTTTCTCTGGCGGCGGTCAGCGCCTCGGGGGTCTGGCCGGAGAGATCGGACACTCGCTGTCTTCGTCATCGTCTCTGTCGGCTCTAACCACGACTGTGCAATCGCCCAAAGCCAAGAAGGCCAAATCAAACCACAGCACTAAA TGCAAAGCAACTGTCAAATCGGCAGACCGGGATCTGGATAACACAGAAGAGTTTCTAGAg CCAGTGGACAGGGAGCTTCTCATCTACCACATGGACTCTGCGTCCCGTCGGACCGAGGACCACGCCGATCTGCCCGACGAGTTCTTTGAAGTGACCATGGACGACGTCCGTAAGCGCTTCGCCCAGCTGAAGAGCGAGAG GAAGTTACTAGAGGAGGCTCCGCTCCTCACTAAGGCTTTGAGAGAAGCTCAGATGAAGGAAAAGATGGAACGGTATCCCAAA GTGGTCCTGAGGATCCAGTTTCCAGACAGACATGTTCTGCAGGGCTTCTTCAGGCCCCTTGAGACAG TCGGTGCAGTGAGACACTTCTTGAGAAGTCACTTGGAGGATCCTGAGATCAGTTTCTACTTAT TCATCACCCCTCCAAAAACTATTCTGAAAGACCCTTCAGCTACTCTGGTGGAG GCCGACTTGTTTCCTGGTGCTTTGGTGTACTTCGGCTCTGACGTcaaagcag AGTTTTACATAAAGAGAGATCTGCTTAAGACGTCTGTTTCAGCCCTGCAAGCCGATGAGTCCATTGCGAG CTGCCTGCTCCGGTCCCCAGAGACCACATCCGGCTCAGAACCTGTCGAGGAGCTTCCGCCGCCCACAGAAGCGATGGACACTGACCCAAAGTCTGCGCAGGAAGAGCCAGAAGCGTCTACACAACCACATGGCGCTAAGCCGGCCAGAGCTGACCCAGGCAAGGTGCCCAAGTGGTTCAAACTTCCAG